From Neobacillus sp. PS2-9, the proteins below share one genomic window:
- a CDS encoding class I SAM-dependent methyltransferase: MSRLFAKWYDFFMNPLEKKKFKRIRNELISKAEGYVLEIGAGTGINFPLYKGVEKVTAIEPSPHMIERSLSKMKQTVIPIEMVQASAEELPFEDNTFDTVVATLVFCTIPNPEKALLEIQRVCKPEGSILLFEHVKMKSQFLGALQEWLTPAWKKVCDGCCLNRNTMDLFQAHGVFINSIETYYSDLFISVEAFNKK, translated from the coding sequence TTGAGTCGTTTATTTGCTAAATGGTATGACTTTTTTATGAATCCGCTTGAGAAAAAGAAGTTTAAGAGGATAAGAAATGAACTTATTTCAAAGGCAGAGGGGTATGTCCTGGAAATTGGGGCAGGGACTGGAATCAATTTCCCATTATATAAAGGCGTAGAAAAGGTGACTGCAATAGAACCTAGTCCGCACATGATTGAACGATCGCTATCCAAAATGAAGCAAACAGTCATCCCAATCGAAATGGTTCAGGCAAGTGCAGAGGAATTGCCTTTTGAAGATAATACATTTGATACAGTTGTAGCAACGCTTGTCTTTTGTACGATTCCCAATCCAGAGAAAGCACTCTTAGAAATCCAGCGGGTATGCAAACCTGAAGGAAGTATTCTGTTATTTGAACATGTAAAAATGAAAAGTCAATTTTTAGGTGCACTTCAGGAATGGTTAACTCCGGCATGGAAAAAAGTCTGTGATGGTTGTTGTTTAAATCGGAACACAATGGATTTATTTCAAGCACATGGAGTTTTTATAAATAGTATTGAAACTTATTATAGTGATTTATTTATATCTGTAGAGGCTTTCAATAAAAAATAG
- a CDS encoding NAD(P)H-dependent oxidoreductase, whose translation MKLVAIVGSLRKGSYNKQLADTIKERHGQTFDLEILDLGLLPHFDQDTENNPPMSVIDFKRKVKEADGVIIITPEYNWSIPGVLKNALDWLSRVDKVLIGKPVMTAGAATGLMGTLRAQLHLRQILTALQVKLLSPVGNEILINQASAKFDEETGKLVDESTLSFLDVVIERFVNFIKE comes from the coding sequence ATGAAATTAGTAGCAATTGTAGGAAGTTTGCGAAAAGGGTCTTATAACAAGCAATTAGCAGATACTATTAAGGAACGGCATGGCCAAACATTCGACTTAGAAATATTGGATCTTGGCTTGCTCCCGCATTTTGATCAGGATACTGAAAACAATCCTCCTATGTCTGTAATCGACTTTAAGAGGAAGGTAAAAGAAGCAGACGGGGTGATTATCATTACTCCTGAATACAATTGGTCTATTCCTGGTGTGTTAAAAAATGCACTCGATTGGCTATCTCGTGTTGATAAAGTACTCATTGGAAAACCAGTAATGACGGCTGGTGCGGCTACTGGATTAATGGGTACTCTACGAGCACAGCTCCATTTGCGTCAAATCTTAACCGCCTTACAGGTAAAACTTTTGTCGCCAGTTGGCAACGAGATTCTAATTAATCAAGCATCTGCAAAGTTTGATGAGGAAACAGGAAAGTTAGTAGATGAATCAACACTATCATTTCTTGATGTTGTCATAGAACGATTTGTCAATTTTATAAAAGAATAA